A genome region from Thermodesulfobacteriota bacterium includes the following:
- a CDS encoding response regulator, whose product MEDRVKVLFVDDEPNILKALQRMFRKEPWELAFEESAQAVLDRFAAQGPWDIVVADHRMPGMTGVELLKQLRLRYPRTVRLVLTSYTDVEVILAAINEGAVYKFLVKTCPDTVLRETIADVVEAVRLRRENERLTAQLEAQRAEISSIDWLMDELAGRPDAGAVQATGAAEGPGPADILEALPVGVIALTPDGAVSLANPEALRLLGNPGPAGLAGLDGAELRRRLADGASFAVRHRPLAPAPGDLFAFWSA is encoded by the coding sequence ATGGAAGACCGCGTCAAGGTCCTCTTCGTGGACGACGAGCCCAACATCCTCAAGGCGCTCCAGCGGATGTTTCGCAAGGAGCCCTGGGAGCTCGCCTTCGAGGAGTCGGCCCAGGCGGTGCTCGACCGCTTCGCCGCCCAAGGCCCCTGGGACATCGTGGTGGCCGACCACCGGATGCCCGGCATGACCGGCGTGGAGCTCTTGAAACAGCTTCGCCTGCGCTACCCGCGCACGGTGCGCCTGGTGCTCACCAGTTACACCGACGTCGAGGTCATCCTGGCCGCCATCAACGAAGGGGCGGTGTACAAGTTCCTCGTCAAGACCTGCCCCGACACGGTGCTCCGCGAGACCATCGCCGACGTGGTGGAGGCCGTACGCCTGCGCCGGGAGAACGAGCGCCTCACCGCCCAGCTCGAGGCCCAGAGGGCCGAGATCTCCTCCATCGACTGGCTCATGGACGAGCTCGCGGGTCGGCCCGACGCCGGGGCCGTCCAGGCCACGGGGGCTGCCGAGGGCCCCGGGCCCGCCGACATCCTGGAAGCCCTTCCCGTGGGGGTGATCGCCCTCACCCCCGACGGCGCCGTCTCCCTGGCCAACCCCGAAGCCCTGCGCCTCCTGGGCAACCCCGGCCCCGCCGGGCTCGCCGGACTCGATGGAGCCGAGCTACGGCGGCGCCTGGCCGACGGGGCATCCTTCGCCGTGCGCCACCGGCCCCTGGCCCCGGCCCCCGGGGATCTCTTCGCCTTCTGGAGCGCCTGA